A stretch of the Paenibacillus dendritiformis genome encodes the following:
- a CDS encoding amidase translates to MRLKRKSIRQLLNGYKNKRFSPVEVTREYLREMKHCDPAYNAFITVTKERALKKAKRLEKKWNRGKNPGLLFGIPLSYKDNLATKGVRTTNGSEIYRNFVPERTASVIRRANKEKAIMLGKNNMHEFALGITSNNPHYGPVRNPWNIEYSPGGSSGGSAAAVAANLSVASIGTDTGGSVRIPAASCGIAGLKPTYETLSTSGVDFVSWTMDHVGPLAANMEDLAIMMDALTGSKNYSRHLIDTIRGMRIGVPVNFFNEHIEEETLRLYQEALAVLERLGAVSVEVDTSFLYGYQEYGLIIAAAEAGYVHRHDIACCLAEMGADVRAILEASLDITSLQYLTALQKKEEYTQAFKRIFKQVDVLATPTLPIPPRRIGVESVTFGSYTESIFDAMTRYTEIFNMTGMPALTLPCGITKQEQLPVGLQLIADHRREALLIRTGYTYEQSELGGFYGKRDQIISGTCGA, encoded by the coding sequence ATTTTCTCCCGTAGAAGTCACCCGCGAATATTTAAGAGAAATGAAACATTGCGATCCGGCATATAACGCCTTTATTACGGTTACGAAGGAACGCGCGCTGAAGAAGGCGAAGCGGCTGGAGAAGAAATGGAACCGCGGCAAGAATCCGGGGCTGCTGTTCGGGATTCCGCTGTCTTATAAGGACAATCTGGCCACCAAGGGCGTCCGGACGACGAACGGTTCCGAGATCTACCGCAATTTCGTTCCCGAACGGACCGCTTCCGTCATCCGCAGGGCGAATAAGGAGAAGGCGATCATGCTGGGCAAAAACAATATGCATGAATTCGCGCTCGGCATCACGTCCAATAATCCGCACTATGGGCCGGTCCGTAACCCATGGAACATCGAATATTCTCCCGGAGGGTCGAGCGGCGGCTCCGCAGCGGCGGTGGCCGCCAATCTGTCCGTGGCCTCCATCGGAACGGATACCGGGGGCTCCGTGCGGATTCCGGCCGCTTCCTGCGGCATTGCCGGGCTGAAGCCGACCTATGAGACCCTTTCGACATCCGGCGTCGATTTCGTCTCGTGGACGATGGATCATGTCGGCCCGCTTGCCGCCAACATGGAGGACCTCGCGATCATGATGGACGCGCTTACCGGGAGCAAAAACTACTCCCGCCATCTGATCGACACTATTCGCGGCATGCGCATTGGCGTCCCGGTGAATTTTTTCAATGAGCATATTGAGGAGGAAACGCTGAGGCTGTATCAGGAAGCCCTGGCGGTTCTTGAGAGGCTCGGCGCCGTGAGCGTCGAGGTCGATACCTCGTTCCTGTACGGTTATCAGGAATATGGGCTGATCATTGCCGCAGCCGAAGCCGGATATGTCCACCGCCACGATATCGCCTGCTGTCTGGCGGAGATGGGGGCCGACGTGCGCGCGATATTGGAGGCGTCGCTCGATATTACGTCCCTCCAGTACCTTACCGCGCTTCAGAAGAAAGAAGAATACACTCAGGCCTTCAAGCGGATTTTCAAGCAGGTCGACGTGCTCGCCACGCCGACGCTCCCGATCCCTCCGCGCCGCATCGGGGTCGAATCCGTCACGTTCGGCTCCTATACCGAGAGCATCTTCGACGCGATGACCCGCTACACGGAGATTTTCAATATGACCGGCATGCCGGCCCTTACCCTGCCTTGCGGCATTACGAAGCAGGAGCAGCTTCCGGTCGGACTGCAGCTCATCGCCGATCATCGCCGGGAGGCGCTCCTGATTCGGACCGGTTATACGTATGAGCAGAGCGAGCTGGGCGGCTTTTATGGCAAGCGGGATCAGATCATCTCCGGAACTTGCGGTGCCTGA